The stretch of DNA GCCGGAAGCGCCTCGGCCGCTGCAAAGCGCATAATGCGGGGCCCTGTCTTTCGCAATCGTTCTGCTGTATACGCAATGATGGACTGGCTCCGGACAAAGTCATCGACGCTCAGCGCCGAAGCGTAACGGGCCGTCCCTCCGGTGGGCAATACATGATTGGGACCGGCAAAGTAATCTCCGACCGGCTCTGTAGAGAACGGTCCCAGAAAGATCGCACCAGCATGTCGGATATGAGGCAGGATCTCCCAGGGATCGCGTACCATAAGCTCCAGATGTTCGGGTGCCAGTTCGTTGACAACGGCACAGGCCTCCGTCATCGAAGGTGTCACAATACAAGCACCATAACGGGCCAGCGACACTTCCAGGATAGCCCGGCGCGGAGCTTCGACGACCATACGCTGCACACACGCCCGAACCGCCTCGGCCAGCAAGGCATAGGGCGTGACCAGCACGGCCGATGCCCGTTCGTCATGCTCAGCCTGCGACAGTAGATCAGCCGCTACAAACTCAGGATCGGCCGTATCGTCGGCCAGCACCACAATCTCGCTGGGCCCGGCCACAGCATCAATATCCACGTGGCCAAAAACCATTTTCTTGGCCAGGGCTACGTACGCATTGCCGGGACCCACAATCTTGTCAACACGCGGGATGGTTTCGGTGCCAAAGGCCAGGGCAGCCACTGCCTGCGCCCCGCCTACCGCATAGACATGCCGGATGCCCAGGTAATATGCCGTAGCCAGCACCAATGAATGCGGCCGTCCTGAAGGTCCTGGTGGCGATACCAGATGCAGTGTGTCCACACCAGCTACCTGCGCCGGAATGGCATTCATCAGCAGGCTGGACGGATAAAAAGCACGCCCTCCGGGCACGTAGAGCCCAACGTGCTCTAACGGCACGATGCGTTGTCCCAGGATCACACCATCCCCGTCCTCGACAAACCAGGACGTACGTCGCTGATGCTCATGAAAGCGTCGGATATTATCGGCCGCTTCCGCAATAATTTCCTTGAGCTCCGGATCCATGGCGGCATAGGCCGCTGCCAGCTCTGCTTCCGGTACCCGGATCGGATCCGGCCGTACCCCATCAAACCGTTCCGTCAGCTCCAGTAGCGCCGCATCCCCGCGCTGTCGCACCTGCACCAGAATTTCCTGCACGACCCGCTCGACCTCTGGATCAAACGTACTACCTCGCGTCCAGCGTACCGAAAGACGTTCGGCTCGCTTATCGTAGGGGACAATAGGAAGCAGCTCCATTGTCTGTAGCCTCCTGGTATTAAAACAAAAAGCCGGCAATGCCGGCTTTTTTTAAGAAGATCTCAAGCTTACAACCATCTCATTCGGCCGCCTCGTTATCCTTCGAACGCCGCGGCGCCAGCGGCAGCTCCGGAAGATCTTTGAAGTCGTAGTCCGGCAGATATTCCTCTCGAATATGCTGTACGACTTCGTGAATGGCGGCAATAAACTTCCCAAAATCCTCCTTGTAAAGGAAGATTTTGTGCTTCTCGTAGCGATTGTCGCCGACACGCTTGCTCTCGGTAATCGTGATAAAATAGTCATCCCCGGAGCGCGTCGGCTTCACATCAAAAAAGTAGGTGCGCTTACCCGCCGGTACGCGCTTGGAGTATACCTCTTCCCGATATCTGCCGTCCTGGGGAGCGCGCTGTTCCTGCATGTCGGTGTACGAACTACCCGAGGGCGCTCCTTCGTACCCGTAATCAGTGTGCTGTTCGTAGCTCATGAACATCCCTTCGCTGCTTCACAGACATACATACATCACTCAATCCCTCGCTGCCACCGGATAGCAGCAGCGATCGGCCTTAAATATGCAAACAAATCTTCAGAAACTCAATGCCTCTCCTGATTTTTTATGGGTTCATCTGTCAATTCTGAAATTTCTTTGCAGATTGTTGACGCAAGAGCCCACGTATCAATTGTTCCAGGTGGTCACGCACCTGCCGCCCTACCTTCAACACTTCTTCGTGCGTAAGGGGGCCGGCCTGCAAGCCAGCCGCCATATTGGTAATGGTAGAGATGCCCAGCACCTTCATCCCTAACCGGCAGGCCTCAAGTACTTCAGGCACGGTGCTCATCCCCACCGCATCGGCTCCCATGCGGCGATACATGCGGATTTCGGCTTTGGTCTCATAGCTGGGCCCCAGCGTCCATAGATAGACCCCCCGTTGGGTTGGAATGCCTCGACGTAACGCAACGGCTTCAGCGTCCTCCAGCCAATCTCGGTCGTAGGGCCGACTCATATCCGGCGCACCGCGCATCAGCGGCTGCAGACCGTCGAGCTGCCCCACCAGCGGACTGTGAAACGCCGCATTGATATGATCGACGATAAACATAAG from Rhodothermus sp. encodes:
- the hisD gene encoding histidinol dehydrogenase, which encodes MELLPIVPYDKRAERLSVRWTRGSTFDPEVERVVQEILVQVRQRGDAALLELTERFDGVRPDPIRVPEAELAAAYAAMDPELKEIIAEAADNIRRFHEHQRRTSWFVEDGDGVILGQRIVPLEHVGLYVPGGRAFYPSSLLMNAIPAQVAGVDTLHLVSPPGPSGRPHSLVLATAYYLGIRHVYAVGGAQAVAALAFGTETIPRVDKIVGPGNAYVALAKKMVFGHVDIDAVAGPSEIVVLADDTADPEFVAADLLSQAEHDERASAVLVTPYALLAEAVRACVQRMVVEAPRRAILEVSLARYGACIVTPSMTEACAVVNELAPEHLELMVRDPWEILPHIRHAGAIFLGPFSTEPVGDYFAGPNHVLPTGGTARYASALSVDDFVRSQSIIAYTAERLRKTGPRIMRFAAAEALPAHAQAIAVRLTRLSEQASASAVRSSTPTDQEL
- a CDS encoding DUF3276 family protein, giving the protein MSYEQHTDYGYEGAPSGSSYTDMQEQRAPQDGRYREEVYSKRVPAGKRTYFFDVKPTRSGDDYFITITESKRVGDNRYEKHKIFLYKEDFGKFIAAIHEVVQHIREEYLPDYDFKDLPELPLAPRRSKDNEAAE
- a CDS encoding purine-nucleoside phosphorylase, which encodes MMRQVERSLQAALDWLRPRLHETPEVALILGSGLGALAESVTQALEVPVRKIPGYPAPSVSGHAGRLVFGRLEGCRVVVLQGRLHCYEGYAAQMVTLPVRLVHALGARRLIVTNAAGGLNPHFRPGTLMFIVDHINAAFHSPLVGQLDGLQPLMRGAPDMSRPYDRDWLEDAEAVALRRGIPTQRGVYLWTLGPSYETKAEIRMYRRMGADAVGMSTVPEVLEACRLGMKVLGISTITNMAAGLQAGPLTHEEVLKVGRQVRDHLEQLIRGLLRQQSAKKFQN